The following are from one region of the Vibrio hyugaensis genome:
- a CDS encoding zinc ribbon-containing protein: MPKRKAGYEEMLEDVMETLKHSPDEVNKVFETSGKVVDAANDMTKDELSLISAYVKADLKEFSDSYEEGKSGPFYLTIADSIWQGLLDITDKTKVEWVELFDDLEHQGLYEAGEVIGLGTLVCDECGHKTTYNHPTVIIPCIKCNHTGFSRQSLKP; the protein is encoded by the coding sequence ATGCCTAAACGTAAAGCAGGTTATGAGGAAATGCTCGAGGATGTGATGGAAACCTTGAAGCACAGTCCGGATGAAGTTAACAAAGTATTCGAAACGTCGGGCAAAGTCGTGGATGCCGCTAACGACATGACCAAAGATGAGCTCTCACTAATTTCAGCTTACGTAAAAGCCGATTTAAAAGAGTTCTCCGACAGCTATGAGGAAGGAAAAAGCGGGCCTTTTTATCTCACCATTGCCGATTCAATCTGGCAAGGTTTACTGGATATTACCGATAAAACTAAAGTTGAGTGGGTTGAGTTGTTCGATGATTTAGAGCATCAAGGCTTGTATGAAGCGGGCGAAGTCATCGGGCTCGGGACATTGGTCTGTGATGAATGTGGTCATAAAACCACTTACAACCATCCAACGGTCATAATTCCATGCATCAAGTGTAATCATACTGGTTTTAGTCGCCAATCTCTCAAGCCATAA